A stretch of Henckelia pumila isolate YLH828 chromosome 4, ASM3356847v2, whole genome shotgun sequence DNA encodes these proteins:
- the LOC140867499 gene encoding uncharacterized protein produces MSRFMGGRLALIMKTAFLVFIVIIICVETPVEARRILNSEVDELLVDWAGYGEEKLSTVVISGKLVCHAGANDQISIHVPNPVSGASMAVFCVTNGSWTKKLWAKGKTDSYGEFIIDLPSHLHAIPNLEKTCQVKVLHLPKNSPCRQSFTGKHKGIKLSSRHEGVRTYTTNNIHLMSKPCHDHMRNRGKKEVAAMSAL; encoded by the exons ATGAGTCGATTTATGGGAGGCCGTCTCGCGTTGATCATGAAGACGGCTTTCTTGGTGTTTATCGTCATAATTATATGTGTTGAAACTCCGGTGGAAGCGAGAAGAATATTGAACTCTGAAGTTGATGAATTGTTGGTTGATTGGGCAGGTTATGGGGAGGAGAAGCTCTCCACTGTTGTAATAAGTGGCAAACTTGTTTGCCATGCTGGTGCAAACGATCAAATTTCCATCCATGTTCCAAATCCAGTCTCAG GTGCATCCATGGCCGTCTTCTGTGTCACAAATGGAAGCTGGACTAAGAAATTATGGGCAAAAGGCAAGACAGATAGCTATGGAGAATTCATAATCGATCTTCCATCGCATCTCCATGCAATCCCAAACTTGGAAAAGACGTGCCAAGTCAAAGTCCTTCATCTTCCAAAGAATTCTCCTTGCAGACAATCTTTCACTGGTAAACACAAAGGGATAAAGCTAAGTTCCAGACACGAAGGTGTTCGTACTTATACGACGAATAACATACATCTGATGTCCAAACCTTGTCACGACCACATGAGAAATAGAGGCAAGAAAGAGGTAGCTGCCATGTCTGCTTTGTAA
- the LOC140866275 gene encoding DNA oxidative demethylase ALKBH2, which yields MSGGLLNLKSVGDPIGDPDPGNESVEKPKKVTEVDLGNGSQVLHMPRFISYQDSCQFFDYLNENIPWIRPTIRVFAKSHVQPRDTCYVASEGLTQLAYSGYQPHAYTWNDFPPLKDILDLVLKAIPGSSFNSLLLNRYNGGNDYVGWHADDEKLYGPTPQIASVSLGCERDFLLKKKPSRVVRDEQAKRNEGGPPSKRSKKVNHGDQHSFVLKHGSLLVMSGYTQRDWLHSVPKRVKAESMRINLTFRRIL from the exons ATGTCTGGCGGCCTCTTGAATTTGAAATCCGTGGGCGACCCGATTGGCGATCCGGACCCGGGAAATGAATCCGTCGAGAAACCTAAGAAAGTAACGGAGGTGGATTTAGGCAATGGAAGCCAAGTTTTGCACATGCCCAGATTTATTTCTTACCAAGATTCTTGTCAATTTTTCGATTACTTGAATGAAAATATACCTTGGATAAGACCCACTATCCGCGTATTTGCCAAATCCCATGTCCAG CCCCGAGACACATGTTATGTTGCAAGTGAGGGATTGACACAACTAGCTTACAGTGGTTATCAGCCTCATGCTTATACCTGGAATGATTTTCCACCCCTAAAGGATATCTTGGATTTG GTTCTCAAAGCTATTCCTGGAAGCAGTTTCAATAGCTTACTCCTGAATAGGTATAATGGAGGCAATGATTATGTAGGCTGGCATGCGGATGATGAAAAACTCTACGGACCAACTCCCCAAATTGCTTCGGTTTCATTGGGTTGCGAACGTGACTTTCTGTTGAAGAAGAAACCTAGTAGAGTTGTGCGAG ATGAGCAAGCTAAAAGAAATGAAGGTGGACCTCCCAGCAAGAGATCAAAGAAAGTTAACCATGGTGACCAACATAGTTTTGTATTAAAGCATGGCTCACTGCTGGTAATGAGTGGCTACACCCAGCGGGATTGGCTCCACTCAGTCCCCAAGCGTGTGAAAGCCGAATCAATGCGAATCAATCTCACATTCAGGCGCATTCTCTAA